The DNA region GGCCAAACCATACCGGTAATGGCGCGCCGGCAAGCATTTTTTCTGAAGGTGCCTGGAAAATGCCTCTTGGAGATGTTGAAATAGATTCGGCTCTTTCAAAAAGCATAATGCAGTTTTCGGAATTTTTGAAAACTGATACACAAGCGCATATGCGCGAACATTGTATCGAAGTCCAAATACCTTTTATTCAATATTTTAACCCAAAAGTAAAAATTGTACCCATTGTCCTTATGTCGGACGAATTTGAAGTTGCCCAGGATATTGCTAATGCAGTGGCTGAATCCATAAAAAAAACAAATTATAAAACTATGATTATTGCGTCAACAGATATGACCCATTATGAACCCCAGCAGTATGCCAAAAAAATGGATTCATTAGCTATTGATAAAATACTCCAGCTTGACGCCGCCGGTTTGTATAGCACAGTCAAACAAAATGGAATTTCCATGTGCGGTATCCTGCCCGCAACTGCTGTAATCATCGCCAGTAAAAAACTTGGCGCAAAATCTGCAAGGCTTATCCAATACTCAACAAGCGGCGATGTCAGCGGCGACATGGATGCCGTTGTTGGCTACGCCGGAATCGCGGTAAAATGAGAAACAATGAAGTAGCAAAATTACTTTACGAAATTTCCGAATTATTAAGCCTCACCGAGCATAATCCTTTCCGCATAAGGGCCTACGAAAGGGCAGCGCAGGCCGTAGAATCTTTAACTGACGACATTGATGCTCTTTCCGCCAGGGGAAAACTAAGGGAAGTTCCCAGAATAGGCGAGAGCATAGCTGAAAAGATAACAGAATACCTTAATACCGGGAAGATCGAATACTTCGAAGACCTTAAAAAACTGTCTCCCAAAGGGTTAATACAAATCATGCAGATTCCCGGCCTGGGCCCGAAAAAAGCTAAAATAGTATTTGATAAACTGCATATTTCCGACATTGACAAGTTAAAAAAAGCTGCCGAGGAAGGCAAATTGAAAGATTTGCCCGGTTTTGCTGAAAAAACTCAGGCCAATATTTTGCAGGGTATTGCATTAAAACAAAAGACAAGAGGCAGAATACTTTTGCATGACGCTCTTGCGCTTTCAGA from Elusimicrobiota bacterium includes:
- the amrB gene encoding AmmeMemoRadiSam system protein B; the protein is MIRNALFAGTWYPKTKTEIEEYLDLKTQKTDAISCICPHAGWMYSGKVAGKVYSGINTAETYIIIGPNHTGNGAPASIFSEGAWKMPLGDVEIDSALSKSIMQFSEFLKTDTQAHMREHCIEVQIPFIQYFNPKVKIVPIVLMSDEFEVAQDIANAVAESIKKTNYKTMIIASTDMTHYEPQQYAKKMDSLAIDKILQLDAAGLYSTVKQNGISMCGILPATAVIIASKKLGAKSARLIQYSTSGDVSGDMDAVVGYAGIAVK